TTACTTAGAGTTGATTGTTCAATCGGGTCTTCGATTTATACCTTGCTTTTCTTTGTACAATAATATACTATTTTTTATAAACTCTTAATAACAAGCAAGATATGTACTCTTGTCCTGGATTCCAGAAAGGTCTTTTCTCAGCTGTTATAGATCTGGAACGCTGATTTTTTTCGCGAAAATTAAATATATGAATAAGAACTTTCTACTTATTTTACTTTCTTTGATCTTAATGATTGAAGCAGGCTGTAAGATAACTCCTGACAAAAATCAGGACAGTGCAGAAAATGTAGCTGTTAAGAAAGATCAAGAGAAAACTGAAATATCAGAGAGCAGGCAATGGGAATGGGAAATATCTTCAAACAGAAAGCCAGATATTGGGAAGGAAGAGAAACATGCACCCAGTGAGGTCCATTATCCTCAACAGATGCCAGGGCGAGAGGCTGCTCAGGCAAAAGTTCCGGAAGGCAAGAAAATTGACATAACATTTAACTTTCAAAATGCTGATATTAAAGAGGTTTTGAAAGTTATTCTTGGCGATATAATGGGTTTAAACTATGCCATCGATAAGAGAGTTACTGGTGTGATTACGCTTAGGACAGAAGGCAGATTTTATAATAGTGAATTGATGGATATCGTACAGGCAACTTTAAATATAAACGGATTTGCCATAGTTAATGACGGTAAGATATCTAAAGTTCTGCCTATACAGGAAGCCAGAGGCGAAGCAAGGATTGTACAGTTGGATAGCAGTATAAAACCGGGAGGCCGGGAAGTGATTACACAGTTAATACCCTTAAAACATGTGGTGCCACAGGCCATCATTCCGACACTGAGAGGACTATTGACTAAAGCCGGCTTTGTTATCGCCCCAAATGATACGCATGCGCTTGTCATTTCCGATAATGTTACGAATATGGTCCGGCTGTTGAAGGTTATAGATACATATGATGTCCCGTTTTTTTCCGGTAAGGTATTAAAGTTCTATGAGATAAAGTATGCTGATCCTGTTGCTCTTGCTAAGGACCTGGAGCTGGTCGCGCAAACGCTTGGTGCAAGCACCAAGTCCCCAAAAATGGACATATCATTTATACCATTTCAGGATACTAATAAAATAATGGTTGCAACATCTATACCTGAACTCCTGGATTCCGTAGACTCGTGGATTGCTAATATCGATATTCATATAGGGGTGTATAAGCCGAAAATGTATATTTATAAAATGCAGCATGAACAGGCAGAAACTACAGTTGCGATTTTAACAGAATTGTTTAAAGAAAAAATTACACCGGCCGATAAAAACATTAAAGGCGGAACAGAACCCATGAAGATTATTGCCGATAAGAACACAAACGCTATTATTGTAAAAGCATTGCCTTCCGATTACCAGAGTATCAAGGCTATTATACAGAAGATTGACGCTACTCCACAACAGGTACTAATAGAGGCAATAATCGCGGAGGTGACTTTGACGGATGCTCTGGACCGTGGAGTCGAGGTGTTTTTCAGGTATGGGGGGGCCAGCGCAAGCGGAAAACCAAAGGGGGCGGTCGGATCACTCTTACCCACAGGTATAGTTTCTGGTGATACAGGTACTTTGGCTGGTGGTGTCAGAGCATTTACTTTTAACAGAGACATA
Above is a genomic segment from Candidatus Scalindua japonica containing:
- the gspD gene encoding type II secretion system secretin GspD, with the protein product MNKNFLLILLSLILMIEAGCKITPDKNQDSAENVAVKKDQEKTEISESRQWEWEISSNRKPDIGKEEKHAPSEVHYPQQMPGREAAQAKVPEGKKIDITFNFQNADIKEVLKVILGDIMGLNYAIDKRVTGVITLRTEGRFYNSELMDIVQATLNINGFAIVNDGKISKVLPIQEARGEARIVQLDSSIKPGGREVITQLIPLKHVVPQAIIPTLRGLLTKAGFVIAPNDTHALVISDNVTNMVRLLKVIDTYDVPFFSGKVLKFYEIKYADPVALAKDLELVAQTLGASTKSPKMDISFIPFQDTNKIMVATSIPELLDSVDSWIANIDIHIGVYKPKMYIYKMQHEQAETTVAILTELFKEKITPADKNIKGGTEPMKIIADKNTNAIIVKALPSDYQSIKAIIQKIDATPQQVLIEAIIAEVTLTDALDRGVEVFFRYGGASASGKPKGAVGSLLPTGIVSGDTGTLAGGVRAFTFNRDIDTIFNFIASEGQTEILSSPHILVRDEQTASIQVGSSEPVLSGTSSAGAGTAGTTVANVQYRDIGKILTVTPRIGENNMITLDITQEISEIANTSQVPDTPNFTIRKTETSLVVMSGHAIYLGGIIDTKDEVTVKKLPYLGDIPYLGKIFRSLDSSKSKTELMILLTPYIINKNDDADRLTSEFKNKLKQIAKMQKKEMVK